TCGCGCGGTATTCTCAACCGTTCGGGGCGAAATAGAAAGCCTGTCGGCCACTTCCTTTTTTGCGGCTCCCCAAGCCAACAATTCGGCTATTTGGGTTTCTCGCTGCGTTAGTCCTGCTTCGGCTCTCATTTCTATTTTCCCCAAATGTTTGTAGTAACGCCGTACTTCCTAAATACCAATTCGACGGCGACGGCTTGGCTTGCCTTGGGTTCGATACGTCCGAACTTGTAAGCCGCGAAAGTGTTGCGGTTGTTAATCCCCAACGCCTGCCAAAGCTCCTTAGTGGCGGCCTCTACGTCAATTTGTCGAAGCTGCATAAAGCCGGCGTTAAATCCTTCTTTGTAAATTGTCGTTTCGCTCATTTCTCAATATTGTTAAGTATGTATTCAATTGCTTGTTTATGGGAAGCAAAGCTATTCCCGTCGAACTCGAAGGTTTCCGAATAGGGGCCGCCGGCAACCTTGAAGGTGCGCGTTCCCTCGTAGGTCTTCCCGTTAATCGTAAAGGTTAGTTTTGAAACTGTTACCCTTTCCGTAACCCGTCCCCAAGGCTTTTTTACCTCGGTATTGCTTAGCGAAATAGTTTCGCCTACCGCGTACGAAAATTCTATACGCCTTGCTTTGCCATTAACTATTGCTGTCTTTTTCATCTTCTATTTGAAATATAGTGTTACTTGTAATCCTCTGCGTAGGCAACATTTTACGCTGTCTTTCTTGCTGTTAAGTGCGCGGGTAATGAATTTTTCGGTAAGCTCTACACCGATTAACCCCACCAAGCCGGAAACCCCTACAAGGCGGTTTATCCTTCTGTTTTCGCTGTCTACTCCGTAAACTTTCAAAAGGAAGTTTCGGTTAATAAATGTCGTATCGTACTTCATAATTCATTGTCGCTTAAATTGCTTAGGTATTTTTTGCTATGCCGCTTATTTGCTCGGAGCGTATTATTATTATACCTTTGCAATCGTATCGGTTACACAATGCAAATATATAGCATTGCAGTACAACAAGCAAATTTTTGCTATACAAAAAGCGAAAAATATTTTTTGAAACCTTCTAAAATCGTGTTATATGGGTGTAAAAGAAAGACTTAGGGAGTATATCAAAACCCTAAATATTAGTGAACGGGAATTTTGTAGGCAAATAGGCGTTTCGTCGTCTTATGTCAATAATATACGCCAATCTATACAGCCCGATAAGATGAAGGCTATCGGCGAAAAATTCCCGGAGCTTAATCCCATGTGGTTACTTACCGGCGACGGCACAATGCGGAACGGAGATAATACAAACCGCATTTCGGGAAATAACAACACCGCCGTTGCCGGCAACGGGAACCAAGTTACAACTAACGATATTGCGGGTTTGATTGAACTGCAAAAAGGCTATCAAGAAATGATAAAAGAAAAGGATAGCCAAATAGCCCGACTTATATCTGTAATTGAAAAGCTAAGCGAAAAATAAAGCATTGCAGTACGTTTGCGCTATGTAATAGTATGGCTTTTCATAGTACGCTTATAGGAAACGGGCAGAAATGCCCCAAATTTCAACGCAAGTATATATAGCTATACTTTCTACCGCCCAACGTACAAAAGTGCCTAAAATCAAAAATTCGATAAAAATAACTGTGCATAATGGAACCGGAAACAATCGAAATAAAAGTATCCGAATACTACGACCAACCCAAATATTACGGGGACATGCCGGAAGCGGTGTTTAATGCCTTGGAAGCGGCGTTTATTTCCGGCGCGGAAACTGCCATAGTGCCAAAGACGGCGTTCGAAATGATGTTAATGAGCTTTGAAAATGGGCGTAAAGAAGCCTAAGATAATAACCCCTATCGAAGATGGCGTAAACCGCCGTTTCTTCCAAGCGATAGAAGCCCTTGTTTCATTGGGCCGTTTGTCCGCTTTGGAATCCTTTTGCAAGGAAGCCGGGTTAAGTGCTTCCCGCTATCGGGAAACCCGATTTACTTACGGAGTAACCCCAAGGCCCGGTAAAGTTTCCCGCTATAAGTCTATACAAATAGAAGCCCTTTATTATTTGGTAGCCAAGTATTCCGTTTCTTCCGATTGGTTATTAACCGGCCGGGGTAATATGTTTTCAAAATGAAGCGGACTATTAAATTTAATCTATTCCCCAAAAAGGTAGGGGGTGTATTGGTAGAGTGTCGCCCTATTCGTATGCGTGTTTGCTATGCCGGGTATCGGGTAGACTTTCGGGTAGGGTATAGTATTGAACCGGAAAAATGGAATGAAGAGGAAGGCCGCGTTATCTCCAATACAAAAAACCGGTTCCGACAAACGGCCGGCGAAATAAATAAGGCTATTACGGCTTGCGAAGAACAAATAGAAGCCATATTTACCCGGTTCGAACTGCTGGAAAAGCGGGTACCGACACCGGGCGAACTTAAAACGGCTTTCGATGAAGCTACCGGGAAGATAACCCCGGCTACCGAAGCGGAAGAAAACGGCCAGCCATTCTATAAAGCCTACGCCGAATTTACGGAAACTATGGGCCGTTTGAATGATTGGACGAAAGCGACCTATACGAAGTTTAATAGCCTGCGTAAGCACTTGGAAGCGTTTAACAAGAACCTTACATTTGACGAAATAAACGAAGTTACCCTACAAAAGTTTATTACAAG
This Alistipes shahii WAL 8301 DNA region includes the following protein-coding sequences:
- a CDS encoding helix-turn-helix domain-containing protein, with amino-acid sequence MGVKERLREYIKTLNISEREFCRQIGVSSSYVNNIRQSIQPDKMKAIGEKFPELNPMWLLTGDGTMRNGDNTNRISGNNNTAVAGNGNQVTTNDIAGLIELQKGYQEMIKEKDSQIARLISVIEKLSEK